The Panicum hallii strain FIL2 chromosome 9, PHallii_v3.1, whole genome shotgun sequence genome has a window encoding:
- the LOC112878330 gene encoding protein MICRORCHIDIA 1-like isoform X1: protein MPVAMAGGGRVLDCRSFWKAGAYEAPAAPSHEFQDALETGDFDRARVHPKFLHTNATSHKWAFGAIAELLDNAVDEINNGATFIKVDKSINLKDNSPMLVFQDDGGGMDPEAVRRCMSLGFSTKKSKTTIGQYGNGFKTSTMRLGADAIVFTRAIRGSLFSCSDVTLSIGLLSYTFLRRTMKDDIVVPMLDFKIQDGDIVPLVYGSQGDWDSSLKIILDWSPFSSKEELLQQFQDVGSHGTKVVVYNLWLNDDGLLELDFEDDDEDILLRDQGSASGGVTKGQKEIVQQHISHRLRFSLRAYTSILYLKKFDNFRIILRGKPVEQICIIDELKFKKVVTYKPQVSHDSRVVSVKVDVGFAKEAPILGIFGMNVYHKNRLIMPFWKVLQEGSSRGRSVVGVLEANFIEPAHDKQDFERTPLFIRLETKLRQIIVDFWKEKCHLIGYQPTDPHLRSQYKATLKDSGGPAQVHHKASTARRTAGLSSNLLPETYDDIAAVGLANNGSHLQSCGQAEENNMESEGLDEDLVEFGSGVLDPNFVEKLSEENIALFTRREELRQQDTQLKRKIGDLEHELEETKRKCGQLAAELKVRKNQQNLPYM from the exons ATGCCAGTAGCTATGGCCGGCGGCGGTCGAGTCCTTGATTGCCGCAGTTTCTGGAAGGCCGGCGCGTACgaggcccccgccgccccctcccacGAGTTCCAAG ATGCCCTAGAGACAGGGGACTTCGACCGCGCTCGCGTGCACCCTAAGTTTCTCCACACCAACGCGACCTCCCACAAGTGGGCTTTCGGAG CTATAGCTGAACTTCTTGACAATGCGGTGGATGAG ATAAACAATGGTGCCACGTTCATAAAAGTGGATAAAAGCATCAATTTGAAAGACAATAGCCCAATGCTAGTTTTCCAAG ATGATGGAGGAGGTATGGATCCTGAAGCTGTTCGTCGATGCATGAGTTTAGGATTCTCAACCAAGAAATCTAAGACCACTATTGGCCAGT ATGGAAATGGCTTTAAGACAAGCACAATGAGACTTGGTGCTGATGCGATTGTTTTTACTCGTGCAATCCGTGGAAG TTTGTTCTCCTGCAGTGATGTTACATTGAGTATAGGTTTGCTCTCCTACACTTTTTTGAGGAGAACAATGAAGGATGACATAGTTGTCCCAATG CTCGATTTTAAAATCCAAGATGGGGACATTGTACCTTTGGTGTATGGTTCACAGGGTGATTGGGATAGTAGCCTAAAGATAATACTTGATTGGTCTCCTTTTTCTTCAAAGGAAGAACTTCTGCAGCAG TTTCAGGATGTTGGTAGCCATGGAACTAAAGTGGTAGTGTATAATTTGTGGCTGAATGATGATGGCCTTTTGGAACTTGACTTCGAGGATGACGATGAG GACATATTGCTTAGAGATCAAGGTAGTGCAAGTGGGGGAGTCACAAAGGGCCAGAAAGAAATTGTTCAGCAACATATATCCCACAGACTCAGATTTTCATTGCGA GCTTACACCTCCATCCTTTACCTCAAGAAGTTTGATAATTTCCGAATTATATTAAGAGGAAAACCTGTTGAACAGATATGCATCATTGATGAATTGAAGTTTAAGAAAGTTGTCACTTACAAACCTCAAGTCTCACATGATTCTCGAGTG GTCTCAGTGAAAGTTGATGTTGGCTTTGCAAAGGAGGCCCCTATTCTGGGCATTTTTGGGATGAATGTCTACCACAAAAATCGTCTTATAATG CCCTTCTGGAAGGTCCTTCAGGAGGGATCTAGTAGAGGGAGAAGTGTAGTTG GTGTACTTGAGGCAAATTTTATTGAGCCGGCACACGATAAACAAGATTTTGAGAGGACTCCACTATTTATTCGTCTAGAAACAAAACTTAGACAAATTATTGTTGATTTCTG GAAAGAAAAGTGTCATTTGATTGGTTATCAGCCAACTGATCCACATTTAAGATCCCAGTATAAGGCCACCCTTAAAGATTCAGGTGGTCCAGCTCAGGTTCACCATAAAGCTTCCACTGCCCGGAGGACTGCAGGGCTGTCGTCAAATTTGCTACCAGAGACATATGACGACATAGCAGCTGTTGGGTTGGCAAATAATG GTTCTCATTTGCAGTCATGTGGCCAAGCGGAAGAAAACAATATGGAGTCAGAAGGCTTGGATGAG GATCTGGTAGAGTTTGGCTCTGGTGTTCTCGATCCCAATTTTGTTGAGAAGCTGAGCGAAGAAAACATTGCGCTGTTTACAAG
- the LOC112878330 gene encoding protein MICRORCHIDIA 1-like isoform X3, with amino-acid sequence MDPEAVRRCMSLGFSTKKSKTTIGQYGNGFKTSTMRLGADAIVFTRAIRGSLFSCSDVTLSIGLLSYTFLRRTMKDDIVVPMLDFKIQDGDIVPLVYGSQGDWDSSLKIILDWSPFSSKEELLQQFQDVGSHGTKVVVYNLWLNDDGLLELDFEDDDEDILLRDQGSASGGVTKGQKEIVQQHISHRLRFSLRAYTSILYLKKFDNFRIILRGKPVEQICIIDELKFKKVVTYKPQVSHDSRVVSVKVDVGFAKEAPILGIFGMNVYHKNRLIMPFWKVLQEGSSRGRSVVGVLEANFIEPAHDKQDFERTPLFIRLETKLRQIIVDFWKEKCHLIGYQPTDPHLRSQYKATLKDSGGPAQVHHKASTARRTAGLSSNLLPETYDDIAAVGLANNGSHLQSCGQAEENNMESEGLDEDLVEFGSGVLDPNFVEKLSEENIALFTRREELRQQDTQLKRKIGDLEHELEETKRKCGQLAAELKVRKNQQNLPYM; translated from the exons ATGGATCCTGAAGCTGTTCGTCGATGCATGAGTTTAGGATTCTCAACCAAGAAATCTAAGACCACTATTGGCCAGT ATGGAAATGGCTTTAAGACAAGCACAATGAGACTTGGTGCTGATGCGATTGTTTTTACTCGTGCAATCCGTGGAAG TTTGTTCTCCTGCAGTGATGTTACATTGAGTATAGGTTTGCTCTCCTACACTTTTTTGAGGAGAACAATGAAGGATGACATAGTTGTCCCAATG CTCGATTTTAAAATCCAAGATGGGGACATTGTACCTTTGGTGTATGGTTCACAGGGTGATTGGGATAGTAGCCTAAAGATAATACTTGATTGGTCTCCTTTTTCTTCAAAGGAAGAACTTCTGCAGCAG TTTCAGGATGTTGGTAGCCATGGAACTAAAGTGGTAGTGTATAATTTGTGGCTGAATGATGATGGCCTTTTGGAACTTGACTTCGAGGATGACGATGAG GACATATTGCTTAGAGATCAAGGTAGTGCAAGTGGGGGAGTCACAAAGGGCCAGAAAGAAATTGTTCAGCAACATATATCCCACAGACTCAGATTTTCATTGCGA GCTTACACCTCCATCCTTTACCTCAAGAAGTTTGATAATTTCCGAATTATATTAAGAGGAAAACCTGTTGAACAGATATGCATCATTGATGAATTGAAGTTTAAGAAAGTTGTCACTTACAAACCTCAAGTCTCACATGATTCTCGAGTG GTCTCAGTGAAAGTTGATGTTGGCTTTGCAAAGGAGGCCCCTATTCTGGGCATTTTTGGGATGAATGTCTACCACAAAAATCGTCTTATAATG CCCTTCTGGAAGGTCCTTCAGGAGGGATCTAGTAGAGGGAGAAGTGTAGTTG GTGTACTTGAGGCAAATTTTATTGAGCCGGCACACGATAAACAAGATTTTGAGAGGACTCCACTATTTATTCGTCTAGAAACAAAACTTAGACAAATTATTGTTGATTTCTG GAAAGAAAAGTGTCATTTGATTGGTTATCAGCCAACTGATCCACATTTAAGATCCCAGTATAAGGCCACCCTTAAAGATTCAGGTGGTCCAGCTCAGGTTCACCATAAAGCTTCCACTGCCCGGAGGACTGCAGGGCTGTCGTCAAATTTGCTACCAGAGACATATGACGACATAGCAGCTGTTGGGTTGGCAAATAATG GTTCTCATTTGCAGTCATGTGGCCAAGCGGAAGAAAACAATATGGAGTCAGAAGGCTTGGATGAG GATCTGGTAGAGTTTGGCTCTGGTGTTCTCGATCCCAATTTTGTTGAGAAGCTGAGCGAAGAAAACATTGCGCTGTTTACAAG
- the LOC112878330 gene encoding protein MICRORCHIDIA 1-like isoform X2, with product MPVAMAGGGRVLDCRSFWKAGAYEAPAAPSHEFQDALETGDFDRARVHPKFLHTNATSHKWAFGAIAELLDNAVDEINNGATFIKVDKSINLKDNSPMLVFQDDGGGMDPEAVRRCMSLGFSTKKSKTTIGQYGNGFKTSTMRLGADAIVFTRAIRGSDVTLSIGLLSYTFLRRTMKDDIVVPMLDFKIQDGDIVPLVYGSQGDWDSSLKIILDWSPFSSKEELLQQFQDVGSHGTKVVVYNLWLNDDGLLELDFEDDDEDILLRDQGSASGGVTKGQKEIVQQHISHRLRFSLRAYTSILYLKKFDNFRIILRGKPVEQICIIDELKFKKVVTYKPQVSHDSRVVSVKVDVGFAKEAPILGIFGMNVYHKNRLIMPFWKVLQEGSSRGRSVVGVLEANFIEPAHDKQDFERTPLFIRLETKLRQIIVDFWKEKCHLIGYQPTDPHLRSQYKATLKDSGGPAQVHHKASTARRTAGLSSNLLPETYDDIAAVGLANNGSHLQSCGQAEENNMESEGLDEDLVEFGSGVLDPNFVEKLSEENIALFTRREELRQQDTQLKRKIGDLEHELEETKRKCGQLAAELKVRKNQQNLPYM from the exons ATGCCAGTAGCTATGGCCGGCGGCGGTCGAGTCCTTGATTGCCGCAGTTTCTGGAAGGCCGGCGCGTACgaggcccccgccgccccctcccacGAGTTCCAAG ATGCCCTAGAGACAGGGGACTTCGACCGCGCTCGCGTGCACCCTAAGTTTCTCCACACCAACGCGACCTCCCACAAGTGGGCTTTCGGAG CTATAGCTGAACTTCTTGACAATGCGGTGGATGAG ATAAACAATGGTGCCACGTTCATAAAAGTGGATAAAAGCATCAATTTGAAAGACAATAGCCCAATGCTAGTTTTCCAAG ATGATGGAGGAGGTATGGATCCTGAAGCTGTTCGTCGATGCATGAGTTTAGGATTCTCAACCAAGAAATCTAAGACCACTATTGGCCAGT ATGGAAATGGCTTTAAGACAAGCACAATGAGACTTGGTGCTGATGCGATTGTTTTTACTCGTGCAATCCGTGGAAG TGATGTTACATTGAGTATAGGTTTGCTCTCCTACACTTTTTTGAGGAGAACAATGAAGGATGACATAGTTGTCCCAATG CTCGATTTTAAAATCCAAGATGGGGACATTGTACCTTTGGTGTATGGTTCACAGGGTGATTGGGATAGTAGCCTAAAGATAATACTTGATTGGTCTCCTTTTTCTTCAAAGGAAGAACTTCTGCAGCAG TTTCAGGATGTTGGTAGCCATGGAACTAAAGTGGTAGTGTATAATTTGTGGCTGAATGATGATGGCCTTTTGGAACTTGACTTCGAGGATGACGATGAG GACATATTGCTTAGAGATCAAGGTAGTGCAAGTGGGGGAGTCACAAAGGGCCAGAAAGAAATTGTTCAGCAACATATATCCCACAGACTCAGATTTTCATTGCGA GCTTACACCTCCATCCTTTACCTCAAGAAGTTTGATAATTTCCGAATTATATTAAGAGGAAAACCTGTTGAACAGATATGCATCATTGATGAATTGAAGTTTAAGAAAGTTGTCACTTACAAACCTCAAGTCTCACATGATTCTCGAGTG GTCTCAGTGAAAGTTGATGTTGGCTTTGCAAAGGAGGCCCCTATTCTGGGCATTTTTGGGATGAATGTCTACCACAAAAATCGTCTTATAATG CCCTTCTGGAAGGTCCTTCAGGAGGGATCTAGTAGAGGGAGAAGTGTAGTTG GTGTACTTGAGGCAAATTTTATTGAGCCGGCACACGATAAACAAGATTTTGAGAGGACTCCACTATTTATTCGTCTAGAAACAAAACTTAGACAAATTATTGTTGATTTCTG GAAAGAAAAGTGTCATTTGATTGGTTATCAGCCAACTGATCCACATTTAAGATCCCAGTATAAGGCCACCCTTAAAGATTCAGGTGGTCCAGCTCAGGTTCACCATAAAGCTTCCACTGCCCGGAGGACTGCAGGGCTGTCGTCAAATTTGCTACCAGAGACATATGACGACATAGCAGCTGTTGGGTTGGCAAATAATG GTTCTCATTTGCAGTCATGTGGCCAAGCGGAAGAAAACAATATGGAGTCAGAAGGCTTGGATGAG GATCTGGTAGAGTTTGGCTCTGGTGTTCTCGATCCCAATTTTGTTGAGAAGCTGAGCGAAGAAAACATTGCGCTGTTTACAAG